The window CAAATTTCACTTGCATGACACGGGCATCTAAGAATTGTTGTAGCTCCTTGAACACATGGTGCAGCGATTTCATGCGCACACCCTTTTCAATAGAAGATAGGCAATATTGGCAGTTAAAGGGACACCCTCTTGAGGATTCATAGTAGATAATCCGGTGGTCAAACCCTTCAAAACCATCTTCATAGACAAAAGGTAAATCATCCATGAGTAGCGGTTTTCGTGGTTTATTGGTATGCACTGTATCTGATTCACGATAAACAATACCATCTATATCCTTTAAGTTACCTTCTTCATGGATATAATAGGCCATTAATTCTTGAAATGTTTCTTCCCCTTCTCCAACGATAATCACGTCTACCTCTTTATAAGAGCTAAGCATTTTCTCTCCATCATAGGAGACTTCAGGTCCACCTAAAATAATGGTGGTATCCGGTGCAATCTTTTTATAATCTGTAATCAGTTCTTTAATCATTTCAATGTTCCATATATAACATGAAAAGGTCAGAATATCTGGCCTCATACGATATATTTCTTGCAGTACATGATCATAATGATTATTAATGGTATACTCCACAACCTGTACATGGTCTGTATAGGCCTTGCTATACTTGTACAAGTAACGAATAGCTAAATTAGAGTGTATATACTTTGCATTAATCCCTGTTAAGAGAACTTTTTTCATGATGTTGTCCTTTCATTTTGTAAAGCTTCTGTATGCCAGTGTACACTGGTTATAGAAAAGCTGCCTCTATTATAATCATCTGATTTAACCGACGATACAATCAACAAGGCAGCTTTCTTCATATGGTTATTGGTCTAGTGGTATGGTAACCGTTTTATTTTTTTCTCCGTCCTGAATGGATAGATGTAATTCTTGACCATGTAATGTAAAATCATCCACTATTCCTGTATACACATTTCTTTTTATACCTGTATTGAAGTTATAGGCATGAAGCCCATTATTTTTATAGTATAGGTGCTCATTCACCAGTACTAAATCCCGCCATTGTAGTTGCTCCATAACCACTTGCTGCTCATGGGTCTCAAGATTCTTTTTAATGAGAATACCTTTTTGGGTGGTTTCTTCTGTCACAAACAAGTAATATAAATATTGGGGTGTTGCATAGATAAATCGTCTCTTAATACTGGTTAGCACTTCTGTAGATGAACCATCTAGCTTCACACGCAATACTTTTGGATTATCCAAGCTATCTTCATAATAAATCCATCCATCAACAATGGCTCCCAACCTCATGCAATCACTTGATAAGGTTATTACTTGATTCGTTTCCATGTCTTTCTTAAATAGATGGTGTGCGCCATCATAACAATAATATATGGTATTATCTTGAACTTTAAAATCAAATGTACGCACATTGTCTTCAAGAACATGTATGGCATTTTCTATCTTATGGTCATTCATATGATAACGGTTGATAGATGGACGATAATTGCCCTTGCTATCAAAACTCGAATAATAAATCCAGTCATCTTCTATCTGAAAATCCATAATCAGTTGGTCGATAACTAATGCCATCTCATTGTTTTTTTCGTCATAGCCATAGAGATACCCTACTTGATCATCAACCTGATAGACAAAGTACTTCCTATGATCAGAAGATTGCTTCTCTATATCATAGAAAACTTTGTAGGATAATTCGTCCACGTATTTTTCTAACACATAGTAACTGCCTCCTTCAGAAGCAATGTGCATATATAGTATACCATCCATGATGGTAATGTCCACTAAATCCATGCTGACAATATCTAGAAACTTACTTATTTTAGTATCGTTATGGATGCTGTACAGTAAATTAGCTCCCTGTTTTATAACATAATAAACCTGCCCTTTATTGGCATAATGATCGTTTTCATAATTGAAGATATCTTCTTGATGGGCATAGATATCCACTACAGGATAATCCGTTAGGCGTTCTTTACCTGTTCCATCATCCTGAATACGATAAAGCCTGCCTAAATCGTCTTCGTTTTTGTAATAGATTGTGTCACCGATGACGTCATATTTTGTTGTAAACAAATCAATGTATCGGGGTATACTGTTATGGACATCAAGGATACCCATACGCTTCCGATTATCAAGAAAATAAAGACGATCCTGGGTTCTTTTAATATTGGTAACCGGTATATTGGTTATGTTAATATGCTGACCGGTTCCACGGTCATAAGCATATAACCGAAAACCCTCTTGAATATCTGTATAATAAATCATGTCCTTGTAGCTCATAAATGAGCCAATCATTTTATCGAGAACCAATGCTTTATCATTGGTCGTAATATCCAGTTCATAGAGTTTCTTATCCTTGGCATCTGTATAGAGTATTTTCCCATGTTTACTTTCAAATAGCTGAATGGCAACATCGGATAATTTTTTGCTGGAGTCATCATCCTTCAATTCAAATAACTTATAAGCCATCTGATGGGATACATTCTCTTCCATATCCACATTCTTGGTGATTATCCTATCATCCACTTCAATAAACATTCTGGCTAAATACTCTTCGCCAGTACCTAAGACGATTTCTTTTGTAGATAAATCTTGATGAACACGCCATATGCGGTTATGTCCATAGAAATAAATCTTATCGTCTTTCTCATAGTAGTGGTTTAGATAAGAGTCTACATATATCTTATGTGTATCTCCTGTATGGATATTGACTTGGTAGAGGTCGTCCCCTTCATTGTAATAGATGCTATCTTGCCATATAAACGTATTGTCCAAGCGTTTATCGATAACGACCTTTTCCTCAATACCTTTTAAAGACATGCTGTATAATTTATCATCATTGTAATATATCTTATGATTCTTCACATCAAACCTTGGAAATTCCCCTTCCGCTATAAGGTATTGATTGACACCATCTTCCGTTATACTGAACAAACCTTCACTGGTACTATAGTAGATAACATGGTCAAAAACCTTCATATAACAGACCTTTTCATCACTGGATACGACTTTCATATTCGCTGACCCATCAAGATTAATCCGGTAGATATTATTTTCAAAAGCATAAATAATGTAATCGTCGCTTTGCTGAAACATCTCTACATTCTCTTCAACTAGCACTTCTTTTTCTGATCCATCCCATTTCACTCTTGCTAATTTAGCAGGTGTATGGGGCTGGGTTGTATCGAGATAATAAACCCACTCTTTTAAATCATGAAAGCCTTCCATGCGCGCATCTACAATTTTGGTAAGACCTGAACCATCCACATGCATACGGTAGATTCGATGACGGTCATCCGGGTTGCCAAAATATATCCATTCATCAAAATTAATGGCTGTCGCAAACAACACGCCATCTTTGTCTTCATTGGATACATTTGCACTTGATACCACATGATTCACAACTTTATCGTCCGATTTGGTTTTATGATCATCCTTTTTACTTTTACAGCCTATGGATAAAAGACTTATCATGAGGATTGTCGTAAAAAGAAATAAATATCTTTTGTACATCACCAGTTCCTCTCCTTCTAAGAAGGTAGAAATACCTTATTATGGTAGTTTTATCTTATTGTATCATATAGTTTTTACAATTGTATTAAATTTGTGTGTAAAGTTAAGTCAATTTATGAAACATTCTATTTAAATTGAGACACTTTAATAGGACTTATGCCTCTTCTTTTATATATAGTTATATTTTTTCCAGATTGCAGCAAGTTAATCATGTGTGTCAGTCATGAATGACAACTGTTGTGCCATCCGGTACATGGTCATAGAACCATTTCGCATCTTCTTCCCCTAGGCGAATACAACCATGACTTGCAGGTCCTCCTAATTTGTCTTGTTCTTCTTGGATAATTTCCCAATCTTTTGTTCTAGGAATGCCATGAAAGAGATACTGTTCAGTAATACGTACCCAGTGGGTTGCTCCTTCTTTGAATCGCTCAGAATAGAACCATTCTCCTCGGTTTTGTAATGTAAATGTACCCAGCACCGTAGGTTCATCAGGGGTACCACCTGAACAAATCATTTCTCGAATCACTTCATTATCTTCTCTTACAATGACTTTATGCCCTTCTTCTTTTAAGCTGACTTCTACCCATAAGCCTTCCATATCTTCTACCACATCATTCCCTACAAAGCGTGCATCCACATCCTTTACTTGATCCCTATCACAACTATATATTAAGCATACAATGATTCCCATAATCAGTAAAAATAGACCGAAACTCTTTTTCATGTAAACAACCTTTCACTATTTTGTTATCTAATTATATTCAAAGAACCCTTTTATAGAAGATAGATCTGCAACTTGATAGCTACCATCAGTCATTATGTTTCATGTCTATGCATATTATGAACGGCGATAAGGCGGTTTGATTATCTTTTTAATACGATTATTGACCACTTCCCAATTAATGTTATCGAAAAACACATCTATGTATTTCTTCCGATTAATACCGAAATCAATCATATAAGCATGCTCATAGACATCCATCACCAAAAGAGGGTTTCCATTGTATACGGAGCCGTTATCGTGTGAGTCTTGGCCAATAATACGTAATTTCCCATTTTTTTCGCTCTGAATGAGAACGACCCAGCCCCGCATGGATAATCCTGTACTTTTAAACATCTCCATAAAGATTTCATACGAACCAAAATCACGATTAATCATATGGAGTATTTCTCCAGATATATTGGATTTCTTGCCTGTTATATTGGCAAAGTACAATTGATGAAGAATGACGCCATTTAATGAAAAAGATTCACCTTTTTTCAGGCTTCGTAACGTACTGTACGTAGCATTTGGGTCTTTATAACTGCTTTTCTCTTTGAGTAATTGACTAATCTCCTCGAACTTATTGATATACCCTACATACAGTGCATAGTGTTCATCCAGTTGTTTTTTAGTCATACCTTTTACCGTACTAAAATTATAATGTTGTGGTTTATACATATCATCACCTCTTTGCATATTCTTTTACCATTATATGCCGAAGATAATTATTGTATTATTTTAGTTGGAATGATGTCATGTGTATCGTATTTGTTTCATACGATCGTCGCTTGAGTCGATGGAAGATAGGACATAGAAAAAAGATACTTCCGTATCTTTTCAAACTGGGTAGGCAGGATTCGAACCTACGCATACTAGAGTCAAAGTCTAGTGCCTTACCGCTTGGCGACTACCCACTATTATTTAATTAGAACACAAAAGCGCGAGACGGGATTCGAACCCGCGACCCTCGCCTTGGCAAGGCGATGCTCTACCACTGAGCCACTCACGCATAAGAGCGGGTGATGGGAATCGAACCCACGTATCCAGCTTGGAAGGCTGGTGTTCTACCATTGAACTACACCCGCATATTGAATTGGTGCCCAGAGGCGGAATCGAACCACCGACACGAGGATTTTCAGTCCTCTGCTCTACCGACTGAGCTATCTGGGCGAAAAAATAAGCTTTTCAAGTATACCAGATATTTGAAATACTGTCAATTAATTTTCGGCTTAAAATACAACGTATTTTAAACGATAAATTTCCTTACTTTGGCTTAAAATACAACGTATTTTAAACGATAAATTTCCTTACTTGGCTTAAAATACAATGTATTTTAAACGATAAATTTCCTTATTTAGCTTAAGATACAACATATCATAAGCCTTATTTATTATAATGCCGGAGACCGGAATCGAACCGGTACGATCGGTAAGGATCGCAGGATTTTAAGTCCTGTGCGTCTGCCAGTTCCGCCACTCCGGCATATAAACATAGTAATTTGTCATGTAAGACATTGCTTTGGTTATACACAACCAATAAAAAAGCTTTAATGGTAAGAAATTGTTTTGCTTTCGCAAAGCCAATAAAAAGCTTTAATGGTAAGAAATTGTTTTGCTTTCGCAAAGCCAATAAAAAGCTTTAATGGTAAGAAATTGTTTTGCTTTCGCAAAGCCAATTCTTAAATGGAGGGAGAAGGATTCGAACCTTCGAAGGCGGTGCCAACAGATTTACAGTCTGCCCCCTTTGGCCACTCGGGAACCCCTCCATAGAACATGATATATAATATCATATTTCACAAAATTGTCAATAGGTTTTAAGAAAAACTTAGAACAATCTTGTATAGCAAAATGATTCCTATGATAAACGTCGTCGCAGTTTCATGAATAGGTATATTAAACACCAAATGGTTTTAACGATTATGACTATAAATTTCTCATAAGAGCATTTATTTAATGCGTTATAAACTTCCCATGCAATTCTACTTTATCGTTTCAGCCTCAGCTGGTTCTTAACCTTCAGGTTCATGAACTTCTCATTCTTTTGCCTTTAATTAAGTTTAACGATTTTCCTTAGAAAGGAGGTGATCCAGCCGCACCTTCCGATACGGCTACCTTGTTACGACTTCACCCCAGTCATCGGCTTCACCTTCGACAGCTCCATCCATAAAGGTTTGGTCACTGGCTTCGGGCGCTTCCAACTCCCGTGGTGTGACGGGCGGTGTGTACAAGGCCCGGGAACGTATTCACCGCGACATGCTGATTCGCGATTACTAGCGATTCCAACTTCATGTAGTCGAGTTGCAGACTACAATCCGAACTGGGATAGCTTTTTTGGGGTTGGCTCCATGTCACCACTTCGCTTCCCTTTGTCACTACCATTGTAGCACGTGTGTAGCCCAAATCATAAGGGGCATGATGATTTGACGTCATCCCCACCTTCCTCCGAGTTGTCCCCGGCAGTCTCTCTAGAGTCCCCAACTTTACTTGCTGGCTACTAAAGATAAGGGTTGCGCTCGTTGCGGGACTTAACCCAACATCTCACGACACGAGCTGACGACAACCATGCACCACCTGTCTCTTCTGTCCCGAAGGAAAGTTCCGATTAAGGAACGGTCAGAAGGATGTCAAGATTTGGTAAGGTTCTTCGCGTTGCTTCGAATTAAACCACATGCTCCACCGCTTGTGCGGGCCCCCGTCAATTCCTTTGAGTTTCAATCTTGCGATCGTACTCCCCAGGTGGAATGCTTAATGCGTTTGCTGCGGCACCGAGGTTCGACCCCCGACACCTAGCATTCATCGTTTACGGCGTGGACTACCAGGGTATCTAATCCTGTTCGCTCCCCACGCTTTCGTGCCTCAGCGTCAGTTACAGTCCAGAAAGTCGCCTTCGCCACTGGTGTTCCTCCTAATATCTACGCATTTCACCGCTACACTAGGAATTCCACTTTCCTCTCCTGCACTCTAGCAAAGCAGTTTCAAATGCAGTCCCCAGGTTGAGCCTGGGGCTTTCACATCTGACTTACTCCGCCGCCTACGCACCCTTTACACCCAGTAAATCCGGATAACGCTTGCCCCCTACGTATTACCGCGGCTGCTGGCACGTAGTTAGCCGGGGCTTCTTAGTCAGGTACTGTCACTATCTTCCCTGCTGATAGAAGTTTACGATCCGAAAACCTTCTTCCTTCACGCGGCGTCGCTGCATCAGGGTTTCCCCCATTGTGCAATATTCCCCACTGCTGCCTCCCGTAGGAGTTTGGGCCGTGTCTCAGTCCCAATGTGGCCGATCACCCTCTCAGGTCGGCTACTGATCGTCGCCTAGGTGAGCCGTTACCTCACCTACTAGCTAATCAGACGCGGGTCCATCCTATGCCACCGGAGTTTTTACCACCAGATCATGTGATCCTGTGGTCTTATGCGGTATTAGCGCACTTTTCAGTGCGTTATCCCCCTGCATAGGGCAGGTTACCCACGCGTTACTCACCCGTCCGCCGCTGTCCACTTAAGGAATCACCCGAAGGATCATCCTCAAGTTTCTCGCTCGACTTGCATGTGTTAAGCACGCCGCCAGCGTTCATCCTGAGCCAGGATCAAACTCTCATGTTAAAAAGTTTTTTAACTTAGTTTTTCTTAGCTTTACTTTTAAGAAAGTACAATCTTAAAAGGTAAAGGTTAGAAAATCTTAGTTGAAAAACGCAATCTCTCAAGTAACCAGTACTCTTAAGATTCGTTGATCTTGACCAGACTAATCTGGCAATTTGTATTTTATAGACTACCGTCTCTTTGTTTGAGATTGTTAAGCTTCGCAAAACAATTCTCTGAATTTACAAAGGAATTATTTGGGTCAACTTTATTATCTAAAGTTGTTGTTTAATATACTATTCATTTTTCATTGTTCAAAAACTGCGTCGAAGACTATAATATCAAATATAGGTAGGAGTGTCAAGGACTTTTTAATATTTTTCAATAAATACAATCATGCAGGTTTTACAATGGCTTTTACTACTTATTCCAATGTGTGGTTTTCATACCATTATCATTTATGATCCCAAGCAATACCCCTATGCTGCAAAGGGCTTTTATAACCGTCATTACTTGTTCATTGTCAACCTCCACACCTAGACTAGTTAGTATCAGTATAATTGCGCTGGCAATGGCTATAATTGTCTTTGTATTGGTTAATTTTTTTAATATGCTATTCATCTTCAACCATCCTCTCAATTTCATATATTTTTTTCTTAATGCCGCCTAAACGTTCTTGTAATTTTTCAATTTCTTCCTTATAGTATTGATTTTCTTTTATTAACGCTTTAATCTGTCCTGCATCTGTGCTTTCTGCCACCAAACCCATGTACTTTTCCCATGGAAAATAATTTCCTGGACATAACTTGTACTGTACAAAATCATGATGTTTCTTAATCCGTTCTTGTTTAATCTTATATTTCTTCATTAAATATAAGGTCAAGTTTTTAAGTGCTTCTAGTTGTGCATCTGGTACAACTTTATCGCCGTTTCCTTGATAATCTTGATAACACCCTTCTAAGCAGATGCCAATGGATTTCATGTTCATACCTTCTTGCTTACAGTGACTTCCTCTTTGCGTTTCCATTCTCCCTCGATAAATTTTTCCTTCCTTATTAATAAAATAATGGTACCCAAAACCTGCAAAGCCTCTATTCAGATGCCAGCCATGAATATCATCAATACTGCAACGAGGAGCCAGTGCATGATGTATAATAATATATGCCGGTCGATTATTTGAGGGTACATTGATGTTTAATTGTGTCTTTATAATATTCATATTCTCCTCCTCTAGCTAAAATAACTTATGATGGCCAATATCGTTGCAACGCATCCAACAATCCACCCCATATATTCGCGATACTCCTTTTTGCTGCATGCGTAATCTTCCAGTCTTTGGACTCGGTCATCTATATCACTGATGAAC is drawn from Vallitalea pronyensis and contains these coding sequences:
- a CDS encoding superoxide dismutase, whose product is MYKPQHYNFSTVKGMTKKQLDEHYALYVGYINKFEEISQLLKEKSSYKDPNATYSTLRSLKKGESFSLNGVILHQLYFANITGKKSNISGEILHMINRDFGSYEIFMEMFKSTGLSMRGWVVLIQSEKNGKLRIIGQDSHDNGSVYNGNPLLVMDVYEHAYMIDFGINRKKYIDVFFDNINWEVVNNRIKKIIKPPYRRS
- a CDS encoding DUF5050 domain-containing protein, whose protein sequence is MYKRYLFLFTTILMISLLSIGCKSKKDDHKTKSDDKVVNHVVSSANVSNEDKDGVLFATAINFDEWIYFGNPDDRHRIYRMHVDGSGLTKIVDARMEGFHDLKEWVYYLDTTQPHTPAKLARVKWDGSEKEVLVEENVEMFQQSDDYIIYAFENNIYRINLDGSANMKVVSSDEKVCYMKVFDHVIYYSTSEGLFSITEDGVNQYLIAEGEFPRFDVKNHKIYYNDDKLYSMSLKGIEEKVVIDKRLDNTFIWQDSIYYNEGDDLYQVNIHTGDTHKIYVDSYLNHYYEKDDKIYFYGHNRIWRVHQDLSTKEIVLGTGEEYLARMFIEVDDRIITKNVDMEENVSHQMAYKLFELKDDDSSKKLSDVAIQLFESKHGKILYTDAKDKKLYELDITTNDKALVLDKMIGSFMSYKDMIYYTDIQEGFRLYAYDRGTGQHINITNIPVTNIKRTQDRLYFLDNRKRMGILDVHNSIPRYIDLFTTKYDVIGDTIYYKNEDDLGRLYRIQDDGTGKERLTDYPVVDIYAHQEDIFNYENDHYANKGQVYYVIKQGANLLYSIHNDTKISKFLDIVSMDLVDITIMDGILYMHIASEGGSYYVLEKYVDELSYKVFYDIEKQSSDHRKYFVYQVDDQVGYLYGYDEKNNEMALVIDQLIMDFQIEDDWIYYSSFDSKGNYRPSINRYHMNDHKIENAIHVLEDNVRTFDFKVQDNTIYYCYDGAHHLFKKDMETNQVITLSSDCMRLGAIVDGWIYYEDSLDNPKVLRVKLDGSSTEVLTSIKRRFIYATPQYLYYLFVTEETTQKGILIKKNLETHEQQVVMEQLQWRDLVLVNEHLYYKNNGLHAYNFNTGIKRNVYTGIVDDFTLHGQELHLSIQDGEKNKTVTIPLDQ
- a CDS encoding peptidoglycan recognition protein family protein → MNIIKTQLNINVPSNNRPAYIIIHHALAPRCSIDDIHGWHLNRGFAGFGYHYFINKEGKIYRGRMETQRGSHCKQEGMNMKSIGICLEGCYQDYQGNGDKVVPDAQLEALKNLTLYLMKKYKIKQERIKKHHDFVQYKLCPGNYFPWEKYMGLVAESTDAGQIKALIKENQYYKEEIEKLQERLGGIKKKIYEIERMVEDE
- a CDS encoding L,D-transpeptidase yields the protein MKKSFGLFLLIMGIIVCLIYSCDRDQVKDVDARFVGNDVVEDMEGLWVEVSLKEEGHKVIVREDNEVIREMICSGGTPDEPTVLGTFTLQNRGEWFYSERFKEGATHWVRITEQYLFHGIPRTKDWEIIQEEQDKLGGPASHGCIRLGEEDAKWFYDHVPDGTTVVIHD